The DNA sequence TTGCCACCATGGAAAGCGCGTTGCAGAACGTGGAGCGCGGCATTCGCGATGCATTGCAGCGCCTCAGCGACGCGCGTGCTCGCTTGGCGACTCATCGCGCCGCCCTAGATGAAGGCAGACTCATGCTGGCGAGTGCGGTGTCGCCCCTCCTGCAACTGTATCCTGCTGAACCAGTGTCGTTGATCCCTTCCTGTTCTTCTCGTGGTGCCAAGGGAACCCTTGTGCAGTTGCTTAGTGGCCACTCGGCCAAATCAGTCATTTCAGCTAACAACTCTCCTCGCCACAATGCTCTACACTGTGTGGACAACCCTGCCGAGGATGCCGAAGAGGCTATTATCATTAGTCCTACCACTGCGAGCTCGGCGGCCGCctctgttgccgctgctgcaggagggcgAGTatcagcaccgccaccactgccctCACTACAGCTACCGCCCTTGATGCCCTCGGTACTTGCTCTTCCTCGGACATCGATGTGCGCTGGATTCTACTCAGCTATGGTGGCGCGGATGCaacagctggaggagcagcgcttcAACTACCGCTCTAAGCACGTGATGCACGCCGCCAAGCTGCAGATTGCCCAGACGTGGGCTCGAGAGGTGCAACCGTGGTTCGATACGGTCGTACAGCGCGGCTTCTTTCAGCAGGTGATTCGCCGGCTTGACGCGCTGGATCGACGGGTGGCGCGGCTGTGTGGGCGGTTGGCGCTGGATCGACCTCAATACGTACTAACCCATCACTGCACAATTCAGCTAAAAAAGGACGGAGGAGCACCAGATCCGATGGTGGGCAAGGAGGggcaccttcgccgccgtcaaCCGTACCCGCAGTGGTGCCTTGATCTCACGGGGGACGAGTTGAGCAGAGGGCAAAGCGATCTGTTGTGTGGCGCCAACGAACAAGTTCTCTctggcagcgacggtgggggagagagacaagcggtgcagcgctgtTGTTTCACAGAAGAAGTGACGTGTCTTTCAGGGCCGCCGAGCCAGCAGGGGCGCCCCTGCGGTGCGACTGTTGGGTTTGGCAGCGCTGAAGGAAACCATCCCTCCATGTGCTCTCTTTGGCGTCAGTACGTTCAGATGGCGTCGCAGACACCTGGCCTAGGCGACGAGCAGCGTCAGACCTGCGAGCAGAGCTACAGCACACCGTTGCCGGCCGAAGTGCTGCCAGAGCCGCTCCTGCGCACCCCTCGCTCGCTCCGACATGTGTGGCATGTCATCATGGAAGGCTTGACTAGCAGTGGTGTCGACGTAGTCAACAACTCGGTGTCTGCGGAACCCCCTCACGTTCTCTTTGCCTCTGACGGTGTCTATGTCGGCGACGCGATGCGGAAGTCGGGGAACCAACTATGCCAGTCCGACCCCAGCGGTGTGTTTCTGCAAAACCTCAGCGACCTTGTGAGGCGATGCTCCGCACTTCATCCGCCACCGTCTGCTGCGCAGTCGACGCTACCGCTCTGCAGTCATGCTGAACATCGCCATGAAACAGAATATCACGGCGGTCGCAATGACTTTGCTGGCGATGGACGTTGTGGCGCGACTGCTCTTACGCAAGCGCCTTTGCCCCAGGACACCGACTCTCCCACTGTgggcctcctctcctcccacgTGTGTGTACTACTCTGCTGCGCGATGCAGCTCTGCGCTCTGGCTAAGCTGTGCAATGGGATCTGTGCCGGCAAGCCTGTGCGCTATAAGACACCTCTACCTCAGCTTGCTTATGATGGTGACGTAGGCGGTTGCTCCGAGGACGACGCCATCGAGGATGGTGGCATCGGCGATGTGGAAGTAGCACGTCGCGGTCCGCGCAGGTCAATCACTGTATTGGCAGGCACCACTGATGGCCTCTCCATGTGCCAACACACATGTGAAGAGCAGATTGCAGAAGCTTTGGCGGCGGTCTACCACGCCGTGCCTTGCCTGCTCTCGCAGTTTGGCCTTGTATTCCAGAAGCGAAATAGCAGTCATGAGGACGACAGCGATGGATGGCAGGGCCGACGCAGCGAAGTGAAGGCTGCTGAGGTAGACGAGTCCACGGGG is a window from the Leishmania panamensis strain MHOM/PA/94/PSC-1 chromosome 26 sequence genome containing:
- a CDS encoding hypothetical protein (TriTrypDB/GeneDB-style sysID: LpmP.26.2010), whose translation is MESALQNVERGIRDALQRLSDARARLATHRAALDEGRLMLASAVSPLLQLYPAEPVSLIPSCSSRGAKGTLVQLLSGHSAKSVISANNSPRHNALHCVDNPAEDAEEAIIISPTTASSAAASVAAAAGGRVSAPPPLPSLQLPPLMPSVLALPRTSMCAGFYSAMVARMQQLEEQRFNYRSKHVMHAAKLQIAQTWAREVQPWFDTVVQRGFFQQVIRRLDALDRRVARLCGRLALDRPQYVLTHHCTIQLKKDGGAPDPMVGKEGHLRRRQPYPQWCLDLTGDELSRGQSDLLCGANEQVLSGSDGGGERQAVQRCCFTEEVTCLSGPPSQQGRPCGATVGFGSAEGNHPSMCSLWRQYVQMASQTPGLGDEQRQTCEQSYSTPLPAEVLPEPLLRTPRSLRHVWHVIMEGLTSSGVDVVNNSVSAEPPHVLFASDGVYVGDAMRKSGNQLCQSDPSGVFLQNLSDLVRRCSALHPPPSAAQSTLPLCSHAEHRHETEYHGGRNDFAGDGRCGATALTQAPLPQDTDSPTVGLLSSHVCVLLCCAMQLCALAKLCNGICAGKPVRYKTPLPQLAYDGDVGGCSEDDAIEDGGIGDVEVARRGPRRSITVLAGTTDGLSMCQHTCEEQIAEALAAVYHAVPCLLSQFGLVFQKRNSSHEDDSDGWQGRRSEVKAAEVDESTGPQLCVASAGEGRICLMSNSADAGAAADGATDAVLWPTVGDALRDRDTFVQWWLSLASLSFNTELPQSGTPLVDLSLVYARALRVGCLFHSLLDSVEDACGERLPLPAAEAVPAVPSPGTPTLLTVARADSSTLAIRGTHVAHLNTIAAHRAAANVSASVPPLAASAQLSSLRQIELQMRQEWQSIETRLSVARSMAAATLRQAAHNDNEAGDLAC